In Paenibacillus sp. G2S3, a single window of DNA contains:
- a CDS encoding cytochrome ubiquinol oxidase subunit I, giving the protein MAIDTVLWSRLVTGLTLGFHVIFATIGVGIPLMIAIAEFIGIRKKDPHYTLMAKRWSRGFVISVAVGVVTGTAISLQLALVWPNFMKLAGNVIALPLFMEVFAFFFEAIFLGIYLYTWDRFKNPYIHWLLTFPIVAGAGMSAVFITTVNGFMNQPGGFVMEAGQFTAIDPVQAMLNTATFSKVFHVLSSAYLTGAALLAGIAAFAMLRKGVSAYHKKSLNLMMAVVLLFGLLNTLAGDVSAKFLAEHQPEKLAAAEWHFETGSGVDLVLMGWLNAEHEVIGALHLPKVLSFLAFGDFNAEVTGLEEFPKEEWPPLLVHYLFDLMAGIGFALLAISVLYFLFVFWKKRNALNKWMLRIIALIAPLAFLAVELGWFYAEVGRQPWIIRGYMRVEEAATTSPNVRIIFFALLLLYIVLGSMCVIVLRRLFNNNPAEVEMEKWMKEHPNQSTEKGGTE; this is encoded by the coding sequence ATGGCAATTGATACGGTGCTATGGAGCAGGCTGGTGACAGGCTTGACTCTCGGGTTCCACGTTATTTTTGCGACGATTGGCGTCGGTATACCGCTAATGATCGCTATTGCAGAGTTCATCGGGATCCGCAAAAAGGATCCCCATTATACACTTATGGCGAAGAGATGGTCTCGAGGATTTGTCATTTCTGTAGCGGTTGGTGTCGTGACCGGCACAGCGATTTCACTACAATTGGCCCTGGTGTGGCCGAATTTTATGAAACTGGCTGGGAATGTTATTGCACTTCCGTTATTCATGGAAGTGTTCGCGTTCTTTTTTGAGGCCATCTTCCTGGGCATTTATTTGTATACGTGGGATCGGTTTAAAAATCCGTATATTCATTGGCTGTTGACGTTTCCGATTGTCGCCGGGGCAGGCATGTCTGCCGTTTTTATTACGACGGTGAACGGATTCATGAACCAGCCTGGAGGCTTTGTCATGGAAGCTGGTCAATTCACAGCGATTGACCCGGTGCAAGCGATGCTGAATACGGCGACGTTCTCCAAGGTGTTCCATGTATTAAGCTCGGCTTATTTGACAGGAGCTGCCTTGTTAGCCGGGATTGCAGCCTTTGCAATGCTGAGAAAAGGGGTGTCCGCATACCACAAAAAATCCTTGAATCTCATGATGGCGGTTGTTTTGTTGTTCGGCTTGCTGAACACATTAGCTGGTGATGTGTCCGCCAAGTTTTTGGCCGAGCATCAGCCAGAGAAGCTTGCAGCGGCAGAGTGGCATTTTGAGACAGGCAGCGGTGTGGATTTGGTTCTAATGGGATGGCTGAATGCAGAGCATGAAGTTATAGGGGCTCTTCATCTGCCGAAAGTGCTCAGCTTCCTGGCCTTTGGAGACTTTAATGCAGAGGTAACGGGGCTGGAGGAATTTCCCAAAGAAGAATGGCCACCGCTTCTTGTTCACTACCTGTTTGATTTAATGGCAGGAATCGGATTTGCTCTGCTCGCTATATCGGTCCTATATTTCCTATTTGTGTTCTGGAAAAAGCGCAATGCGCTTAATAAGTGGATGCTTCGCATCATCGCACTGATCGCACCGCTCGCTTTTCTAGCTGTAGAGCTAGGCTGGTTTTATGCAGAGGTTGGGCGACAGCCGTGGATTATTCGTGGATATATGCGTGTAGAGGAGGCTGCCACGACTTCACCGAATGTAAGAATTATATTCTTCGCCTTATTGCTCTTGTACATCGTACTCGGCAGTATGTGTGTAATCGTGCTAAGACGCTTGTTCAACAATAATCCGGCAGAAGTTGAGATGGAGAAATGGATGAAGGAACATCCTAATCAATCTACGGAAAAGGGGGGCACTGAATGA
- a CDS encoding alpha/beta hydrolase, with amino-acid sequence MNVANMVEIKTTGTKSHKKRNLWLKIIGGIIGALVLFIGIVFIVDTISDGVEKKKIESYGQYVKVDGKKMNVLIQGSGEQTVVLLPGQGTPSPALDFKLLIDEISPNYKVVVVEPFGYGLSDKTEKERTTENIVSEVHEALQQLGVDSYILMGHSIAGLYGATYVNTYPDEVLAFVGIDSSVPNQPGMDVKLPLKSMQFLQKSGLMRLFQKVSGDPYKSLAFDEHTKEQMRLISNQVANNPTLMNELSHLGSNFKNGQQVTMPNDLPLLLFVQSNNEHNKQWIPLHEEQVKQSAQGKMIPMEGSHYLHHTKYKEIAEEFKAFMKQIQ; translated from the coding sequence ATGAACGTGGCAAATATGGTGGAAATAAAAACAACTGGGACAAAGAGCCACAAGAAACGGAACCTATGGTTAAAAATAATCGGAGGTATTATAGGGGCGCTCGTGCTGTTCATTGGCATCGTTTTTATCGTTGATACAATCAGCGACGGAGTCGAGAAAAAGAAAATCGAATCGTATGGCCAGTATGTCAAAGTGGATGGAAAAAAAATGAATGTACTCATTCAAGGCAGCGGAGAACAAACCGTTGTACTCCTTCCGGGACAAGGAACCCCGTCGCCTGCACTTGATTTCAAATTGCTGATCGATGAAATTTCCCCCAATTATAAAGTCGTGGTAGTCGAGCCTTTCGGTTATGGTTTAAGCGATAAAACAGAGAAGGAAAGAACGACGGAGAATATAGTAAGTGAGGTTCACGAAGCTTTGCAGCAACTGGGTGTTGACAGTTACATTCTAATGGGACATTCCATCGCGGGACTTTACGGAGCGACCTATGTGAACACTTATCCGGATGAAGTTCTTGCTTTTGTCGGCATCGATAGCAGCGTTCCCAATCAACCCGGAATGGATGTCAAATTACCTTTGAAATCCATGCAGTTTCTTCAAAAATCAGGTCTGATGAGATTGTTCCAAAAAGTGAGCGGAGATCCGTATAAATCGCTTGCATTCGATGAGCATACTAAAGAGCAGATGCGTTTGATTTCGAATCAAGTCGCGAACAATCCAACGTTGATGAATGAATTGAGCCACCTCGGTTCCAATTTCAAAAATGGACAACAAGTCACAATGCCAAATGACTTGCCGTTGCTTCTTTTCGTTCAATCGAATAATGAGCACAATAAACAGTGGATTCCACTACATGAGGAGCAAGTCAAACAATCCGCACAGGGCAAAATGATCCCGATGGAAGGTTCTCATTACCTGCATCATACAAAATACAAAGAAATCGCCGAGGAATTCAAAGCTTTCATGAAGCAAATCCAATAG
- a CDS encoding TetR/AcrR family transcriptional regulator, with product MKNNEMKTRMYKRRGNVISNHELYSPNTSQHQSNKETNRLTREAICTALVFLIQEQPFNKITITDIVKRAGVSRTAYYNNYSSKQEILVDLVDSLIFEINQKLLPYTNELTGKAKEPQKFIKVLFEVIFQQRNIYKALQSAKFDHVILDCLNEMMLSTAHDKSEENVYRIYFKAGALYNVLLKWIQSDFAKSIDEMTKICLEVYHTPMSQE from the coding sequence ATGAAAAACAATGAAATGAAAACCAGAATGTACAAACGGAGGGGAAATGTCATCTCAAATCATGAATTATACAGTCCAAATACCTCTCAGCATCAATCCAATAAAGAAACCAACCGTTTGACAAGAGAAGCCATCTGCACGGCATTAGTCTTCTTGATCCAGGAACAGCCTTTTAACAAAATTACCATCACCGATATTGTGAAGCGCGCAGGGGTCTCTCGAACGGCCTATTACAACAATTATTCCTCCAAGCAAGAGATCCTGGTGGATTTGGTCGATTCGCTTATTTTCGAAATTAATCAAAAACTCTTGCCTTACACCAATGAATTAACAGGCAAAGCCAAAGAACCTCAAAAATTTATCAAAGTACTTTTTGAAGTTATTTTTCAACAGCGTAACATCTACAAAGCACTTCAAAGCGCAAAGTTTGATCATGTGATTTTGGATTGCTTGAATGAAATGATGCTCTCTACTGCTCACGACAAAAGCGAAGAGAATGTGTATCGAATATACTTTAAAGCGGGGGCCCTCTATAATGTTCTCCTCAAATGGATACAATCCGACTTTGCAAAATCCATTGACGAAATGACCAAGATTTGTCTCGAAGTATACCATACTCCAATGTCCCAGGAATAA
- a CDS encoding chitinase N-terminal domain-containing protein has product MKEKHSGWKKKLLKSMLVASVAVPLHLFTFGAGSAIYAEGPSDPAPFIEAKVVNEHAGQKILFDNTHAQTAGAADWVIDGAFSDFGNALAQEGYYVKELRKTTPITLGDLSSYDVFVVAESNIPYKSSEQAAMAEYVENGGSIFFIGDHYNADRNKNRWDGSEAFNGYRRGAWDNPAKGMSTEEAGSATMQGVVSSDWLAEEFGVRFRFNALGDINATNIVAPDQAFGITSGVSSVAMHAGSTLGILDPTRAKGIVYLPKTNNAWGNAVDQGVYNGGGVAEGPYVAVAKKGAGKAAFIGDSSPVEDATPKYLREDTGAKKTTYDGFKEADDAELLVNTVNWLAEQESYTDFTQVSGLTLDQPTQLHPFEEPSLSTEPQPEPWAAPNAGYKWFDRNTFKAGSYGGPAATASAVYNFTHQTVLPNAQDFQIRVSVDNLPANTSVSGFQLGIYQVSSGAQIAKIQNSDGTWPSSYNYSANFSLTSDLTGHAYKDLTVQIKPGTTAASNLRLRQNGTNLKTESVTFGNVPAEPLPDEEDPIPATVSIGEARTKIVGSLVTVEGVVTTEPGIFGGQSFYLQDKTGGLYVYQSQSGFHAGDAVKVTASTALYNSELELTEVVQIEKAGTAKLPESVDVLAVNDTNQGQLLKLKDVTVTNIITATPSGSFEFDAIADGGTSNHIRVDTRTGITKDSFPYAEGQKLNITGVAAIFKDVYQLKPRSLGDFSIVEEEVAPVTTATLSANPNAAGWLNQPVEVTLKANSDTAKVYYSLNGGTEAVYSTPLAVSKDGRHTLTYHAVSGKGKAEETKTLSLNIDTISPTAELTESGHAVGDVEEEAQLKFVLTADDNLSGVSSKQLLLDGKPIAEGQTLNAAELGAGSHTVNYIVIDAAGNTAEKSYTFQITGGVTIATDKPGQPVLSSNSGYGYGLSDGNFTVTMNLWWGNNATSYKLYENGTLIDSKSLKDVSPSAQTASTTLNGKPNGTYVYTVELTNKYGTTKSQPLTVMIRDAAPGKPVLAHDNWDGDGSYKVTMNLWWGTNATEYRLYENGQLIDTQALNANTPSAQSAATEVSGRASGVYEYRAELVNKAGETVSDTIKVTVSN; this is encoded by the coding sequence ATGAAGGAGAAGCATTCAGGTTGGAAAAAGAAGCTGCTAAAAAGCATGCTGGTTGCATCTGTTGCCGTACCTCTGCATTTATTCACATTCGGAGCCGGCTCGGCAATATACGCTGAGGGGCCAAGCGACCCCGCGCCATTCATTGAAGCCAAAGTGGTCAACGAGCATGCAGGCCAGAAAATTCTGTTCGACAATACCCACGCGCAGACAGCCGGAGCGGCTGACTGGGTTATCGACGGCGCTTTTTCCGACTTTGGCAATGCGCTTGCGCAGGAAGGCTATTACGTCAAGGAGCTTCGTAAGACTACTCCGATTACGCTAGGCGATCTTTCCAGCTATGACGTCTTCGTCGTGGCCGAATCTAACATTCCATATAAATCCAGCGAGCAGGCAGCCATGGCGGAATACGTGGAGAACGGCGGCAGCATCTTCTTCATCGGCGATCATTACAATGCAGACCGGAATAAGAACCGCTGGGACGGCAGCGAGGCATTCAACGGTTACCGCCGCGGAGCTTGGGACAACCCGGCCAAAGGCATGAGCACCGAAGAGGCCGGCTCCGCGACAATGCAAGGCGTGGTCAGCTCCGACTGGCTGGCGGAAGAGTTCGGCGTCCGATTCCGCTTCAATGCGCTCGGTGACATCAACGCGACCAACATCGTGGCTCCCGATCAGGCCTTCGGTATTACATCAGGAGTATCAAGTGTAGCCATGCATGCCGGCTCCACGCTGGGAATCCTTGACCCGACCCGGGCGAAGGGCATCGTCTATCTGCCGAAAACCAACAACGCTTGGGGCAACGCGGTGGACCAAGGCGTCTACAATGGCGGCGGCGTAGCGGAAGGTCCTTACGTGGCCGTGGCGAAAAAAGGTGCCGGTAAAGCCGCCTTTATCGGCGACTCCTCTCCGGTCGAGGATGCCACGCCGAAGTATTTGCGCGAGGATACCGGTGCCAAGAAAACGACTTACGACGGCTTCAAGGAGGCTGACGATGCTGAGCTCTTGGTGAACACCGTTAACTGGCTCGCCGAACAGGAGAGCTATACGGATTTCACCCAGGTAAGTGGCCTGACGCTGGATCAGCCGACACAGCTGCATCCGTTTGAAGAGCCGTCACTTTCCACCGAACCTCAGCCAGAGCCATGGGCCGCGCCAAACGCCGGCTATAAATGGTTTGACCGTAACACCTTCAAGGCAGGTTCTTACGGCGGACCAGCGGCTACAGCAAGTGCGGTGTACAATTTCACGCACCAGACGGTGCTACCGAACGCGCAGGATTTCCAGATTCGCGTCAGCGTAGATAATCTTCCTGCCAATACCAGCGTATCAGGCTTCCAATTGGGTATCTACCAGGTGAGCAGCGGTGCCCAGATCGCCAAGATCCAGAACAGCGACGGCACTTGGCCGAGCAGCTATAATTACAGCGCCAACTTTAGCCTGACATCAGATCTGACGGGCCATGCCTATAAAGATCTGACCGTGCAGATCAAACCGGGCACCACGGCTGCTTCCAACCTGCGGCTGCGCCAGAACGGAACGAACCTGAAGACTGAATCGGTAACGTTCGGTAACGTCCCTGCAGAACCGCTTCCGGATGAGGAAGATCCGATTCCAGCGACCGTCTCCATCGGCGAAGCCCGGACCAAGATAGTAGGATCCTTGGTGACGGTTGAGGGAGTCGTAACAACTGAGCCGGGTATTTTCGGCGGGCAAAGCTTTTATCTGCAGGATAAGACCGGCGGTCTTTATGTCTACCAGAGCCAAAGTGGCTTCCATGCCGGCGACGCGGTTAAGGTAACAGCGTCCACGGCGCTGTATAATTCGGAGCTAGAGTTGACCGAAGTTGTGCAGATCGAGAAGGCCGGCACTGCGAAGCTGCCCGAGTCCGTTGACGTGCTGGCAGTGAACGATACCAATCAAGGTCAGCTGCTCAAGCTTAAAGACGTGACAGTGACGAATATTATCACCGCCACTCCAAGCGGTTCCTTTGAATTTGACGCCATCGCCGATGGCGGGACAAGCAATCATATCCGGGTGGATACCCGGACGGGCATCACGAAAGACAGCTTCCCTTATGCGGAAGGACAGAAGCTCAATATTACGGGCGTAGCTGCGATCTTCAAAGACGTATACCAACTCAAGCCTAGAAGTCTCGGAGACTTCAGCATTGTGGAAGAAGAGGTGGCTCCGGTAACGACGGCGACGCTGTCGGCGAATCCGAACGCTGCGGGCTGGTTGAACCAGCCCGTCGAAGTGACCCTGAAGGCCAACTCAGATACAGCTAAGGTTTATTACTCGCTGAACGGCGGTACGGAAGCCGTATACAGCACTCCGTTGGCCGTAAGCAAAGACGGACGGCATACACTGACTTACCATGCGGTTTCTGGCAAGGGCAAAGCGGAAGAAACCAAGACACTGAGCCTTAATATCGACACGATTTCACCGACAGCTGAGCTTACGGAGTCCGGTCATGCGGTCGGCGATGTGGAGGAGGAAGCCCAGCTTAAGTTTGTATTGACTGCCGATGATAACCTGTCTGGCGTGTCCTCCAAACAGCTTCTGCTGGATGGAAAACCCATTGCCGAAGGACAGACCTTGAACGCTGCGGAGCTGGGTGCCGGGTCCCATACAGTAAACTACATCGTGATCGACGCCGCGGGAAACACTGCAGAAAAGAGCTACACGTTCCAGATTACAGGTGGAGTCACTATCGCAACTGACAAACCTGGACAGCCAGTGTTGTCCTCAAACAGCGGCTACGGTTATGGACTCAGTGATGGCAACTTTACCGTCACTATGAACCTCTGGTGGGGCAATAACGCTACCAGCTATAAGCTTTATGAGAATGGCACGCTGATCGATTCCAAGTCTCTGAAGGATGTATCTCCGTCCGCCCAGACGGCAAGTACAACGCTTAACGGCAAGCCGAACGGCACCTATGTATACACAGTGGAGCTAACTAACAAATACGGCACAACCAAGAGCCAGCCGCTCACGGTGATGATCCGCGATGCCGCACCGGGCAAGCCGGTCCTGGCCCATGACAACTGGGACGGAGACGGCTCTTATAAAGTAACGATGAATCTATGGTGGGGCACTAATGCCACAGAGTATCGCCTTTATGAGAACGGGCAGCTGATTGACACGCAAGCGCTAAACGCCAACACGCCTTCGGCGCAGAGCGCTGCGACTGAGGTCAGCGGCCGCGCTTCCGGCGTATATGAATATCGGGCGGAGCTGGTCAATAAAGCTGGAGAGACCGTAAGTGATACCATCAAGGTAACCGTTAGCAATTAA